A window from Gossypium raimondii isolate GPD5lz chromosome 7, ASM2569854v1, whole genome shotgun sequence encodes these proteins:
- the LOC105801383 gene encoding protein GLUTAMINE DUMPER 4 codes for MRPASNSTAAATGAVFRHWNSPIPYLFGGIAAMLGLIVIALVILACSFRESSSSSNDEAEEKPAKQPVTAMQLEMEPKIVVIMAGDENPTYIANPTRHHDLQV; via the coding sequence ATGAGGCCTGCAAGCAACTCCACGGCGGCGGCTACCGGAGCCGTATTCCGGCACTGGAACTCTCCGATCCCGTACCTGTTCGGTGGAATAGCGGCGATGCTAGGACTTATTGTTATTGCATTAGTTATTCTAGCTTGTTCATTCAGGGAATCTTCAAGCAGTTCCAACGATGAAGCTGAAGAAAAGCCAGCCAAGCAACCAGTGACCGCCATGCAACTTGAAATGGAGCCCAAAATTGTGGTGATCATGGCGGGTGATGAAAACCCTACGTACATCGCCAACCCGACTCGCCATCATGACCTACAAGTCTGA